In Neovison vison isolate M4711 chromosome 11, ASM_NN_V1, whole genome shotgun sequence, one genomic interval encodes:
- the FAM53A gene encoding protein FAM53A, with protein MVTLITEKLQNQSLDDLAHKSYDASPRSAGALSNSGHLFPFESNEDRCPWKVLGGRQPVGSQTVTGTRGPDAGLGAVSATDLRESAGPPLAPPTKRHCRSLSEPDGLARCRSPWRPGGSKVWTPVSKRRCHSGGSATPQESLGPGPTLPPGTQLPWASSGHTDGCESGPCPPWWRRLSLSQEHLAGLGTALASTSSSRSSTPELGRRLGLLRCRSQPCVLVGRRWRRRREERTRWPRPSLDFLKMTRTLKNSKSLCSLDYEDEEEDDSQGKLAPYDPHGLMGVVTPGSSPWSVHPSPCCTGPGPWASWEPVAAEGEGGSGGDPSDGDSAGEEGTFPPGRGELDLGQIESN; from the exons ATGGTCACACTCATTACTGAGAAGCTGCAGAACCAGAGCCTGGATGACCTTGCCCACAAGAGCTATGATGCCAGCCCG CGTTCTGCTGGGGCACTGAGCAACAGTGGTCATTTGTTCCCTTTTGAGAGCAATG AagacaggtgcccctggaaggtCTTAGGTGGCAGACAGCCCGTCGGGAGTCAGACGGTCACGGGCACACGGGGCCCCGACGCAGGCCTGGGGGCCGTGAGCGCCACAGACCTCAGGGAGAGCGCAGGGCCCCCTTTGGCCCCACCAACCAAGCGCCACTGCCGCTCGCTGTCAGAGCCGGATGGGCTGGCCCGCTGCCGCTCCCCCTGGCGCCCCGGAGGCTCCAAGGTCTGGACGCCGGTGTCCAAGAGGCGGTGCCACAGCGGCGGGAGCGCCACCCCGCAGGAAAGCCTGGGGCCCGGCCCCACCTTGCCCCCTGGAACCCAGCTGCCCTGGGCCAGCAGCGGCCACACAGATGGCTGTGAGAGCGGCCCGTGCCCCCCCTGGTGGCGCCGCCTGTCCCTGTCCCAGGAGCACCTGGCGGGACTGGGCACAGCCCTGGCGTCCACCAGCAGCAGCCGCTCGTCCACACCCGAGCTGGGCCGGCGGCTGGGCCTGCTGCGATGTCGCTCACAGCCTTGTGTGCTAGTCGGGAGGAGATGGCGGCGCCGGCGAGAGGAGCGCACTCGCTGGCCGCGCCCGTCCTTGGACTTTCTGAAAATGACCCGG actttaaaaaattcaaaaagcctTTGCTCCCTTGATTATGAAGATGAAGAGGAGGATGACAGCCAGGGGAAGCTGGCCCCGTATGACCCACATGGCCTCATGGGTGTCGTCACGCCTGGCTCCAGCCCATGGAGCGTGCACCCCAGCCCCTGCTGCACTGGCCCTGGCCCCTGGGCCTCTTGGGAGCCCGTGGCCGCTGAGGGTGAGGGCGGCAGCGGTGGGGACCCCAGTGATGGGGATAGCGCGGGGGAGGAGGGCACCTTTCCTCCTGGCCGCGGCGAGCTGGACCTGGGGCAGATCGAGAGCAACTGA